One segment of Bradyrhizobium sp. WD16 DNA contains the following:
- a CDS encoding thioesterase family protein — protein MFKTSLTIEWGDCDEAGIVFYPNYFYWFDCAFQRLLRSRGLSQRELRRRFHAVTPIVKADAEFKAPARYDDELEIEVAISAEGERRFRAGYHLRSNDTTIAVGYELRAFARIAADGTLRGGPVDPQFLALLASG, from the coding sequence ATGTTCAAGACATCGCTGACGATCGAGTGGGGGGACTGCGACGAAGCCGGAATCGTATTCTATCCCAACTACTTCTATTGGTTTGATTGCGCCTTTCAGCGGCTGCTGAGGTCGCGGGGGCTGAGCCAGCGCGAGCTGCGCCGCCGCTTTCACGCGGTGACGCCGATCGTGAAAGCCGATGCCGAATTCAAGGCACCGGCGCGCTACGACGACGAACTGGAGATCGAGGTCGCGATCAGCGCGGAGGGCGAGCGGCGCTTTCGGGCCGGCTACCATCTGCGCAGCAACGATACGACGATTGCTGTGGGTTACGAGCTGCGTGCCTTCGCGCGCATTGCCGCGGATGGCACTCTCCGCGGCGGTCCGGTCGATCCGCAATTCCTGGCGCTGCTTGCGTCAGGCTGA
- a CDS encoding IclR family transcriptional regulator, producing the protein MMLDDIGADADLQETAGSARRGIQSVGIGFRVLSALAAEAEPSALGTVARRSGLSPSQAHRYLASLIDAGMAHQHAASGRYELGPQAIQIGLAALARVDVFAAADPAIAAFTRETGRTTLIAARGPLGPTIVRWHAGRRPIVTSLAIGSVLPYFNSATGHAFLGLMTDEEVEGLLAEEPSPPQPAAVAALRRKVRSRMCASVDELLIPGLRATAVPILDIQGRPVLVATMMATPAFPRSEDDGILHKLQDACRSLTERQGGTWAPS; encoded by the coding sequence ATGATGCTCGACGACATCGGTGCGGATGCGGACCTGCAGGAGACGGCCGGCTCTGCGCGACGCGGCATTCAGTCGGTCGGCATCGGTTTTCGCGTGCTGTCGGCGCTCGCCGCCGAAGCCGAGCCCTCGGCCCTCGGCACGGTGGCAAGACGGTCCGGGCTGTCGCCCTCGCAGGCGCACCGCTATCTCGCCAGCCTCATCGACGCCGGCATGGCGCACCAGCACGCCGCGTCCGGGCGCTACGAGCTTGGTCCCCAGGCCATCCAGATCGGCCTTGCCGCGCTGGCGCGCGTCGATGTCTTCGCCGCGGCGGATCCCGCCATTGCCGCCTTCACCCGCGAGACCGGCCGGACCACCTTGATCGCGGCGCGCGGTCCGCTCGGCCCGACCATCGTGCGCTGGCATGCCGGACGACGGCCGATCGTCACGTCGCTCGCCATCGGATCCGTGCTGCCGTACTTCAATTCGGCGACCGGCCATGCCTTCCTCGGCCTGATGACCGACGAGGAGGTCGAGGGCCTGCTGGCCGAGGAGCCTTCGCCGCCGCAGCCGGCGGCGGTCGCGGCGTTACGACGGAAGGTGCGCAGCCGGATGTGCGCGAGCGTCGACGAACTGCTGATCCCGGGGCTGCGGGCGACCGCAGTGCCGATCCTCGACATTCAGGGGCGCCCGGTCCTGGTCGCGACGATGATGGCGACGCCGGCGTTTCCGCGCAGCGAAGACGACGGCATCCTGCACAAGCTGCAGGATGCCTGCCGTTCGCTCACCGAGCGGCAGGGCGGCACCTGGGCTCCGAGCTAG
- a CDS encoding threonine ammonia-lyase: protein MTNARENAQPGRQAGAFDSNRVPVTLADIRGAAATISGSVNVTDFNRSITLSEMCGCDIWLKFENHQFTSSFKERGALNRLQALTADQRRHGVIAMSAGNHAQGVAHHARRLGIPACIVMPIGTPMVKIENTKRLGAEVIISGGTLEEAGAFARDHGKTHGMTLIHPYDDPLVIAGQGTIALEMLEAVPSLDTLMIPIGGGGLISGMAIAARSMKPDLRIVGAQARLYPSMYNVIKGEQLPMRGDTLAEGIAVKEPGRITTQIIRQLVDDIVLVTEDEIERAVATLIAIEKTVVEGAGAVGLAAVLADPDAFRGRHVGLVLTGGNIDTRLIASVLTRELAREGRLTQLAIDIVDRPGQLAVVSNLLAEAGANIIEVSHQRTFSDLPVKATLLQLVVETRDRAHRDEVLARLGAAGLRVRCGADPAMPSHGQPDGAR from the coding sequence ATGACCAATGCTCGTGAAAATGCCCAGCCGGGCCGGCAGGCCGGCGCCTTCGATTCGAACCGTGTTCCCGTCACTCTGGCCGACATCAGGGGCGCCGCCGCGACCATCAGCGGGTCGGTGAATGTCACGGACTTCAATCGCAGCATCACCCTGAGCGAGATGTGCGGCTGCGATATCTGGCTCAAGTTCGAGAACCACCAGTTCACCTCCTCTTTCAAGGAGCGCGGCGCGCTGAACCGCCTCCAGGCGCTGACGGCCGATCAGCGGCGGCATGGTGTCATCGCCATGTCCGCCGGCAATCACGCCCAGGGCGTCGCCCATCACGCGAGGCGATTGGGCATTCCCGCCTGCATCGTGATGCCGATCGGCACGCCGATGGTGAAGATCGAGAACACGAAGCGGCTCGGCGCCGAAGTCATCATTTCGGGGGGGACGCTGGAGGAGGCCGGTGCGTTTGCCCGCGACCACGGCAAGACTCACGGCATGACCTTGATCCATCCCTACGACGATCCGCTGGTCATCGCGGGTCAGGGCACCATCGCGCTCGAAATGCTCGAGGCCGTGCCGTCGCTGGATACCTTGATGATTCCGATCGGCGGCGGCGGACTGATCTCCGGCATGGCGATCGCGGCAAGGTCGATGAAGCCGGACCTGCGCATCGTCGGCGCCCAGGCCCGGCTCTATCCCTCGATGTACAATGTCATCAAGGGCGAGCAGCTGCCGATGCGCGGCGACACGCTGGCCGAGGGCATCGCCGTCAAGGAGCCGGGCCGGATCACCACGCAGATCATCCGCCAGCTGGTCGATGACATCGTTCTCGTGACGGAGGACGAGATCGAGCGCGCCGTCGCCACCTTGATCGCGATCGAAAAGACGGTCGTCGAAGGCGCAGGCGCTGTAGGCCTCGCGGCCGTGCTGGCCGATCCTGACGCCTTTCGCGGCCGCCATGTCGGACTGGTTCTGACCGGAGGGAATATCGATACGAGGCTGATCGCATCGGTTCTGACCCGCGAACTCGCCCGCGAGGGGCGGCTGACACAGCTTGCGATCGACATCGTGGACCGCCCCGGCCAGCTGGCCGTCGTCTCGAACCTGCTGGCGGAAGCAGGCGCCAACATCATCGAAGTCTCGCATCAGAGGACGTTTTCCGACCTGCCGGTGAAGGCGACCCTGCTGCAGCTGGTGGTCGAGACGCGCGATCGGGCGCATCGCGACGAAGTCCTGGCGCGGCTCGGCGCCGCCGGCCTGAGAGTGCGCTGCGGGGCGGATCCTGCAATGCCATCTCACGGTCAGCCGGACGGAGCGCGCTAG